The proteins below are encoded in one region of bacterium:
- a CDS encoding AAA family ATPase, producing MIFRKLILTGFGRFKDYSLELRDGLNIIMGPNEAGKTTIIEGISAALFGYRKQFKRDQELWVKYRPLLKGVPYRISAILTTRGGITYRIDRNLEDNRGPNLYQQEEQENYHLLEGVTENNVRELVKEELGLTDISLLESTLLVRQGELVTSQTQGISQAIFQRAIGEQEVGRALKTLNDSLQEIVKDGYVHKGLLKTYEAKVEELSGRLMEMKKNYSTYESMIKKEAELQSKISDLKEKIAAIEPLVEGWYTQRDLKEKKDRCDEEVKRIGEVLDKVAECDKELAPLNETIRSIDLTLFDRAILGKLNAYQGKLSVLRERRAEYDLKMERLKRGRGLFISLVLILSLSLVLQNLLVSLMPIFKWLLYLIAAFSLGGLVVGLNRFLKMRSIRDMLKEIDKEVRRASQEMEDILKGTGCFSLFEYEDTFKKVDMIRNRKKSLEEKRDILLGGRPYADWEKQKKDFLASAAKFELALHEIGVILSPAEFTEYESRVARLKEELDQLKEEDIALKQDLVNYDQFVLKGDPGTVESELEGTRLKYQGYKFRKEALELAIKVLEEAAEETYDEFAPALRDYTLENFQRLTRGKYKDLTIDKDLQIMVNLPIGEEEGREIPVPVNYLSQGALDQLYLSFRLAVTQYLCQVPQLPFLFDDPFVNFDQARKKAALATLADLAKDHQIIYFTKDAVDPSVGGKVVELGCK from the coding sequence ACCAGGAGTTATGGGTCAAATATCGCCCCCTGCTTAAAGGAGTGCCTTATCGAATTTCCGCCATCCTGACTACCAGAGGGGGAATAACTTATCGAATCGATCGCAATTTGGAGGATAATCGTGGTCCAAATTTATATCAGCAAGAAGAACAAGAAAATTATCATCTCCTGGAGGGAGTCACGGAAAACAACGTGAGAGAGTTGGTAAAGGAAGAATTAGGCTTGACTGATATTTCACTTCTTGAGTCTACCCTCTTAGTTCGACAGGGGGAATTGGTTACCAGCCAAACCCAGGGGATATCTCAGGCTATCTTTCAGCGGGCCATAGGTGAGCAGGAAGTAGGCAGGGCGCTTAAGACCCTGAATGATTCTCTTCAGGAGATTGTCAAGGATGGTTATGTCCACAAGGGCTTACTTAAGACTTATGAAGCCAAGGTCGAGGAGCTATCCGGCCGTCTGATGGAAATGAAGAAAAATTACAGCACTTACGAATCTATGATTAAAAAAGAGGCGGAACTACAGTCAAAGATAAGCGACCTGAAAGAGAAGATAGCCGCTATTGAGCCACTGGTCGAGGGGTGGTATACTCAACGTGATTTAAAAGAGAAGAAAGACAGATGCGATGAAGAGGTAAAAAGAATTGGAGAAGTATTGGATAAGGTGGCTGAATGTGATAAGGAATTAGCTCCCCTGAATGAAACCATAAGGTCGATTGATCTCACTCTTTTTGACCGGGCGATCTTAGGCAAGCTTAATGCTTATCAAGGCAAGTTGTCTGTGCTGAGAGAAAGACGGGCCGAATACGACCTCAAGATGGAGAGGTTAAAAAGAGGCCGGGGCCTTTTTATCAGCCTGGTTCTTATCCTTTCCCTTTCTCTTGTCCTCCAAAATCTGCTGGTGAGCCTTATGCCTATTTTTAAATGGCTGCTTTATCTAATAGCCGCCTTCAGTTTAGGGGGACTTGTGGTCGGCCTGAATCGTTTCCTTAAAATGAGATCCATCCGTGATATGCTCAAGGAAATAGATAAAGAAGTCCGGCGAGCCAGCCAGGAGATGGAAGATATACTAAAAGGTACCGGCTGCTTTAGTCTGTTTGAATACGAAGATACGTTTAAAAAAGTAGATATGATCCGAAATAGAAAAAAGAGCCTGGAAGAAAAAAGGGATATCTTGTTGGGAGGAAGGCCGTATGCTGATTGGGAAAAACAAAAGAAGGATTTTTTAGCCTCAGCGGCTAAGTTCGAATTGGCCTTGCACGAGATCGGGGTCATCTTGAGCCCGGCCGAGTTTACCGAATATGAAAGCAGAGTGGCCAGACTCAAGGAAGAACTCGACCAGCTCAAAGAAGAAGATATTGCCCTTAAGCAAGATTTGGTTAATTACGATCAATTTGTCCTTAAAGGCGACCCTGGCACGGTAGAAAGCGAGTTGGAGGGAACGCGTCTTAAATATCAAGGCTATAAATTCCGTAAGGAGGCTTTGGAATTAGCCATCAAGGTTCTGGAAGAGGCAGCCGAAGAGACCTACGATGAATTTGCGCCGGCTTTAAGAGATTATACCCTTGAGAATTTTCAGCGCCTAACCAGAGGAAAATATAAGGATTTGACCATAGATAAGGATTTGCAAATTATGGTCAATCTTCCCATAGGAGAAGAGGAGGGGAGGGAAATCCCTGTGCCGGTTAATTATCTCAGCCAAGGCGCCCTTGATCAGCTTTACCTCTCCTTTAGGCTGGCCGTTACCCAATATCTTTGTCAGGTCCCTCAACTGCCCTTTCTTTTTGACGATCCCTTCGTCAACTTTGACCAGGCAAGGAAAAAGGCGGCTCTGGCTACTTTGGCCGATTTGGCTAAGGATCATCAGATTATTTATTTTACTAAGGATGCGGTGGATCCCTCGGTTGGGGGAAAAGTGGTAGAGTTGGGATGTAAGTGA
- a CDS encoding DUF763 domain-containing protein, whose protein sequence is MRTGIANLPLHYGKAPAWLFSRMKRLAREVAIWVVSEFGPEEMILRLSDPFWFQAFGCALGFDWHSSGVTTTVCGALKEGIAGLESDLGLFVAGGKGARSRKTPAEIESFSDRLSQDPQRLIYASRMTAKVDNSGLQDGYQLYHHVFLFTKEGYWGVIQQGMNENTRYARRYHWLGGEVKDFVCEPHSAICCDHLETPLNMVALESEEARSISASLSKENPESIAQQLSRLQNLDLPPRHQVLVSDINPQRIKRILLASYETQPRNFEALLGTAGIGPKTIRALALLSELVYGAKVSVRDPVRYSFAHGGKDGHPYPVDRALYNRSISLLKKALNAAKVGRTEKLEALKRLAVMEE, encoded by the coding sequence ATGCGAACCGGCATAGCTAATCTACCCCTCCATTACGGCAAGGCCCCAGCCTGGCTTTTCTCGAGGATGAAACGCCTGGCCAGAGAGGTGGCCATCTGGGTGGTAAGTGAATTTGGGCCGGAAGAGATGATCCTCAGGCTGTCGGATCCTTTCTGGTTTCAGGCCTTTGGCTGTGCCCTGGGTTTTGATTGGCACTCCAGCGGGGTGACCACCACTGTCTGCGGGGCGCTGAAGGAAGGCATCGCCGGGCTGGAATCCGATCTGGGTCTGTTTGTGGCCGGAGGTAAAGGGGCCAGATCGAGAAAGACACCGGCTGAGATTGAATCATTTAGTGACCGCCTTTCCCAAGATCCGCAAAGGCTTATCTATGCCAGCCGGATGACCGCCAAGGTGGACAACTCTGGCCTTCAGGACGGCTATCAGCTTTATCACCATGTCTTTCTCTTTACCAAAGAAGGCTACTGGGGAGTGATTCAACAGGGGATGAATGAAAACACCCGGTACGCCCGACGGTATCACTGGCTGGGTGGAGAGGTAAAGGACTTCGTGTGCGAGCCTCACTCAGCCATTTGCTGCGATCATCTGGAAACGCCCCTTAATATGGTCGCCCTTGAAAGCGAGGAGGCTAGATCGATTTCGGCTTCTCTTTCTAAAGAGAACCCCGAATCTATCGCCCAACAGCTTTCCAGACTGCAAAACCTGGACCTGCCCCCACGCCATCAGGTGCTTGTCTCCGATATTAATCCCCAGAGAATAAAGCGAATCCTTCTGGCCAGTTATGAGACCCAACCCCGGAATTTTGAAGCGCTCCTTGGCACAGCCGGAATCGGGCCCAAGACCATTCGGGCGCTGGCCTTACTTTCCGAGCTGGTCTACGGGGCTAAGGTTAGTGTTAGAGATCCGGTTCGCTACAGCTTTGCTCACGGTGGAAAGGACGGCCACCCCTATCCCGTAGACCGGGCCCTGTATAACCGGTCCATCAGCCTCCTGAAAAAGGCCCTAAACGCGGCCAAAGTCGGGCGCACGGAAAAACTGGAGGCCTTAAAGAGACTCGCGGTTATGGAAGAGTAG